A stretch of Podospora bellae-mahoneyi strain CBS 112042 chromosome 5, whole genome shotgun sequence DNA encodes these proteins:
- the GAA1 gene encoding Glycosyl phosphatidyl inositol protein transamidase complex subunit (BUSCO:EOG092619GP; EggNog:ENOG503NX1D; COG:O): protein MPRLLSSALALRRDPRILKIPPYLSLLCILVGAVWLFLLPLNEYSRRTYISENALLPGQVHTYFGGSDQNVLRAYKQEVNSLVGKSNVEINDKLESIVRGLGLKTARQNFTYHAAGRTFEGENLYAILQAPRGDATEAIVLVAAWENVKHEVNKNGVPLVLTLARYFKRWSLWSKDIIILLSPDSIAGPQAWVDAYHDAHDSSRVASLPIKSGALQGAIAIDYVQENRFKSVHIVYDGVNGQLPNLDLINSVVNIAGGQMGMGVALQEMWNHNDKYPDRLRTMLRGMLKQGLGLASGPHSSFIPYHVDAITLQPFGEGWQDEMAMGRVVEGTFRSLNNLLEHLHQSFFFYLLMHRERFVSIGTYLPSAMLVAANFTIMAIFLWMKSGQLEIPAASTTESSDKDDAPTATTERDLFLPLAIVALSGSLSAIPLYIFNHVPELALTPFFYLFLLINTLFPITLSLIITTLFSPTLQQYHLVKSFSLLLLGMFLSSLATLNFSLAMLIGLLSAPLSFVKPSSSPVSRIVGFVLLNLTSPPAVLLASAAIWGLNVGDILREAAVAWHVTGTYSAVVVWCVWWPAWLAGCVCVLGRPGRDQEEEKSVKKA from the exons ATGCCGCGATTATTAT CTAGCGCGCTGGCGCTTCGTCGCGACCCACGAATTCTAAAGATCCCACCATACCTCTCGTTGCTGTGCATCCTTGTCGGTGCGGTGTGGCTGTTCCTACTCCCGCTGAACGAGTACTCGAGACGGACATATATTTCGGAAAATGCGCTTTTACCGGGCCAGGTACATACTTATTTTGGGGGGAGTGACCAGAATGTTCTTAGGGCGTATAAGCAGGAGGTGAACTCGCTGGTGGGGAAGAGTAATGTCGA GATCAACGACAAGCTCGAGTCGATAGTCAGAGGTCTTGGGCTCAAGACAGCGAGGCAGAACTTTACGTATCATGCGGCGGGACGGACGTTTGAGGGGGAGAACCTTTATGCGATCCTTCAGGCTCCGAGGGGAGATGCTACTGAGGCCATTGTTCTGGTGGCTGCTTGGGAGAATGTCAAGCATGAGGTTAACAAGAATGGGGTTCCTCTGGTGTTGACTTTGGCGAGATATTTCAAGAGGTGGTCGCTTTGGTCGAAGGATATTATTATCCTTCTTAGTCCTGACAGCATCGCTGGTCCTCAGGCTTGGGTTGATGCCTACCATGATGCGCACGACAGCTCCCGGGTGGCCAGCCTGCCTATCAAGTCAGGGGCTCTTCAGGGGGCTATTGCTATTGACTATGTTCAGGAGAACCGCTTCAAGAGCGTTCATATTGTTTATGATGGCGTCAACGGGCAGCTTCCCAACCTCGACTTGATCAACTCCGTTGTTAATATCGCCGGAGGACAGATGGGTATGGGCGTGGCTTTGCAGGAGATGTGGAACCACAATGACAAGTACCCTGACCGTCTTCGCACCATGCTTCGGGGCATGCTCAAGCAGGGTCTTGGCCTTGCCAGCGGTCCTCACAGCAGCTTCATCCCCTACCACGTCGACGCCATTACTCTTCAACCCTTTGGCGAAGGCTGGCAAGATGAGATGGCCATGGGCCGTGTCGTTGAGGGTACCTTCCGCAGCTtgaacaacctcctcgagcACCTCCACCAGAGCTTCTTCTTTTACCTGCTCATGCACCGCGAGCGCTTCGTCAGCATCGGTACTTACCTCCCCAGCGCCATGCTCGTAGCCgccaacttcaccatcatggccatcttcctctgGATGAAGAGCGGACAACTCGAGATCCCGGCCGCCTCAACCACCGAGTCTTCCGACAAGGACGAcgccccaacagcaaccaccgaGCGtgatctcttcctccctctggcGATAGTAGCCCTATCCggctccctctccgccatcCCTCTCTACATCTTCAACCACGTCCCCGAATTG GCCctaacccccttcttctACCTCTTCCTCCTAATCAACACACTCTTCCCAAtaaccctctccctcatcataacaaccctcttctccccaaccctccaacaaTATCACCTCGTCAAATCTTTctccctcctgctcctgggcatgttcctctcctccctcgcaaCCCTCAACTTCTCCCTCGCAATGCTCATCGGCCTCTTAtccgcccccctctcctttgtcaaaccttcctcctcccctgtGTCCCGCATTGTCGGgttcgtcctcctcaacctcaccagccccCCCGCTGTCCTGCTCGCCAGCGCGGCGATTTGGGGTCTCAATGTCGGTGACATCTTACGCGAGGCAGCAGTGGCGTGGCATGTGACGGGGACGTActcggccgtggtggtctGGTGCGTTTGGTGGCCGGCTTGGTTAGCGGGGTGTGTTTGTGTTCTGGGGAGGCCGGGTCGggaccaagaagaggaaaagagtGTGAAGAAGGCTTGA
- the RPN9 gene encoding 26S proteasome regulatory subunit (COG:O; EggNog:ENOG503NWJQ), whose amino-acid sequence MNVDTISDFLAEQRDNTIDELQGHVLEFETLWERKLWHELTNKLIEFFNHPGSAPQRLQFYKVFVLKFADRINQLKLVDLALKAATQCLDNNERLAFMQSVATRVDKENSQDAHVFALIAVARVKLDLENLPGARKDLDKAESILDKFDSVETIVHSSFYHAQADYYQAKQDFGAYYKNALLYLACIDVKNLPYEERRHRAHDLAIAALVSVSIYNFGELLLHPILDALKEREEDKWLRDLVFAFNKGDLVQYDLLANQIQAHPLLAVHSNKLREKIYLAALTEAVFRRPPHDRAMSFDTIASETKVKPHEIEHLIMKALSLGLLRGTIDQVDEVAHINWVQPKVLDMTQIENMRSRLKEWDSSVEQLGNWIEKVGQDVWAA is encoded by the exons ATGAACGTCGACACCATCTCCGACTTTCTCGCCGAGCAGCGGGATAACACCATCGATGAGCTCCAGGGTCATGTCCTGGAGTTCGAGACGTTATGGGAGCGCAAGCTCTGGCACGAGCTCACTAACAAGCTCATCGAGTTCTTCAACCACCCCGGGAGCGCCCCCCAACGCCTACAATTCTACAAGGTCTTCGTCTTGAAGTTCGCCGACAGAATCAACCAACTCAAGCTCGTCGACCTCGCCCTCAAAGCCGCCACACAATGCCTAG acaATAACGAGCGCCTCGCCTTTATGCAATCCGTAGCGACCAGAGTCGACAAGGAAAACTCCCAAGACGCCCACGTCTTCGCCCTCATCGCCGTCGCCCGCGTCAAGCTCGACCTCGAAAACCTCCCCGGCGCCCGAAAAGATCTCGACAAGGCCGAATCCATCCTCGACAAGTTCGACTCGGTCGAGACCATCGTTCACTCCTCCTTCTACCACGCCCAGGCGGATTACTACCAAGCCAAGCAAGACTTTGGCGCCTACTACAAGAACGCCCTCCTCTACCTAGCCTGCATCGACGTCAAGAACCTCCCGTACGAGGAGCGCCGCCACAGGGCACACGAcctcgccatcgccgcaCTCGTGAGTGTCTCCATCTACAACTTTGGcgagctgctcctccaccctaTTCTGGATGCGctcaaggagagggaggaggacaagtGGCTGAGGGACCTGGTGTTTGCGTTCAACAAGGGGGATCTGGTGCAGTATGACCTGCTGGCCAACCAGATCCAGGCTCATCCTCTGCTGGCGGTGCACTCTAATAAGCTCAGAGAGAAGATTTACCTCGCTGCGCTTACCGAGGCGGTGTTTAGACGTCCCCCTCATGACAGGGCCATGTCGTTTGACACAATTGCGTCAGAGACAAAGGTCAAGCCACACGAGATTGAGCATCTGATCATGAAGGCGCTTAGTCTGGGGCTGTTGAGGGGGACGATTGACcaggtggatgaggtggcgCATATCAACTGGGTGCAGCCCAAGGTGTTGGATATGACGCAGATTGAGAACAtgaggtcgaggttgaaggagtGGGATTCCAGTGTGGAGCAGCTGGGCAACTGGATTGAGAAGGTCGGGCAGGACGTCTGGGCTGCTTAG
- the EFM5_1 gene encoding Protein-lysine N-methyltransferase efm5 (COG:C; EggNog:ENOG503NV96), whose amino-acid sequence MPIDETKLPYFRIPRRPSRQLRGPSASSDLNVHSPVNMASMPTAVRTAAPKIARSAFHHQRRALSDVHITRTGKPLIRTQGGRSSLGEHTATVFGATGQLGRYIVNRLARQGCTVVVPYREEMAKRHLKVTGDLGRVVFVEYDLRNTQSIEESVRHSDVVYNLVGRNYPTKNFSYEDVHIEGAERIAEAVAKYDVDRFIHVSSYNADPNHVSEFYSTKGRAEYVVRSIFPETTIVRPAPMFGFEDNLLLKLASVVNLFTSNNMQEKFWPVHVIDVGEALEKMLWDDNTAAQTFELYGPKQYAMAEIAKLVDREIFKKRRHINVPKAILKPAAAIINKALWWDIMSADEIEREFHDQVIDETAKTFKDLDIEPTDISKWTYHYLQGFRSSTFYDLPPATEKEKKEERKYLHVLDE is encoded by the exons atgCCAATTGACGAAACGAAGCTCCCATATTTCCGTATTCCCCGACGACCCTCACGTCAATTGAGAGGACCCAGCGCTTCTAGCGATCTCAACGTCCACAGTCCAGTAAATATGGCTTCCATGCCGACCGCCGTGCGGACGGCGGCGCCCAAGATCGCCAGGAGCGCATttcaccaccagcgccgAGCCCTTTCCGACGTCCACATCACGCGCACCGGCAAGCCTCTTATCCGCACCCAGGGTGGCCG TTCTTCCCTCGGCGAGCACACTGCCACCGTCTTCGGCGCCACTGGCCAGCTCGGTCGTTATATTGTCAACAGATTAG CGAGACAAGGATGCACCGTCGTTGTGCCCTACCGTGAGGAGATGGCCAAGCGCCATCTCAAGGTGACAGGCGATTTGGGTCGGGTTGTCTTCGTG GAATACGACCTGCGCAACACCCAGTCGATCGAGGAGAGCGTTAGACACTCTGACGTTGTCTACAACTTGGTTGGCCGGAACTACCCTACCAA GAACTTCTCCTATGAGGATGTCCACATTGAGGGCGCTGAGAGGATCGCGGAGGCGGTTGCCAAGTACGATGTTGATCGGTTCATCCACGTCTCTTCGTACAACGCCGACCCTAACCACGTTTCCGAGTTCTACTCCACCAAG GGCCGTGCTGAGTACGTTGTCCGCAGCATCTTCCCCGAGACCACCATCGTGAGACCTGCTCCCATGTTCGGTTTCGAGGATAACCTGCTCCTCAAGCTTGCCAGCGTTGTCaacctcttcacctccaacaacatgCAGGAGAAGTTCTGGCCAGTACACGTCATCGATGTCGGTGAGGCTTTGGAGAAGATGCTCTGGGACGACAACACTGCCGCCCAGACTTTCGAGCTTTACGGTCCCAAGCAATACGCCATGGCTGAAATCGCCAAGCTGGTTGACCGTGAGATCTTCAAGAAGCGCAGACACATCAACGTGCCCAAAGCCATCCTCAAGCCTGCGGCTGCCATCATCAATAAGGCTTTGTGGTGGGACATCATGTCGGCCGACGAGATTGAGCGCGAGTTCCACGACCAAGTAATTGACGAGACGGCCAAGACTTTCAAGGATTTGGACATTGAGCCCACCGACATCAGCAAGTGGACTTACCATTATCTG CAAGGTTTCCGTTCCTCAACATTCTACGACCTGCCGCCTGCCActgaaaaggagaagaaggaggagagaaAGTATCTCCACGTTTTGGATGAGTAA
- the EFM5_2 gene encoding Protein-lysine N-methyltransferase efm5 (EggNog:ENOG503NWCT; COG:J), which produces MAGQDSDDEIVLSSSALDALKEFYAERDARQEQFAKLQAKAEEQHDLQQQKLSMEAFGEDWNESQFWYSDETANFLAKQLLLNATPDMTIGVVSAPSVFVALKNILNAASPEEPKPKLILLEHDNRFAVFPEFSFYDFAQPTKLPAHLKSSCDRIICDPPFLSEDCQTKAAITVNWLFKPTAADDKKLIVCTGERMEPLVTRLYKSVGLRTTDYDPVHARGLSNEFYCYANFESLGWKWREEK; this is translated from the exons ATGGCCGGCCAAgatagtgatgatgagat TgttctctcctcctccgccctcgaTGCACTGAAGGAGTTCTACGCCGAGCGCGATGCCCGGCAGGAGCAGTTCGCCAAGCTTCAGGCCAAAGCCGAAGAGCAGCATGAtttgcagcagcagaagctgTCGATGGAGGCATTTGGGGAGGACTGGAACGAGTCTCAGTTTTGG TACTCGGACGAAACAGCAAACTTCCTCGCCAAACAGCTCCTGCTCAATGCAACACCAGACATGACGATTGGTGTCGTTTCTGCTCCTAGTGTTTTTGTGGCTTTGAAGAATATCTTG AATGCTGCCAGCCCAGAAGAGCCCAAACCaaagctcatcctcctcgaacATGACAACCGCTTCGCCGTCTTTCCCGAGTTTTCCTTTTACGATTTCGCCCAGCCGACTAAACTCCCTG CGCACCTAAAATCCTCCTGCGACCGCATCATCTGCgaccccccctttctctccgAAGACTGCCAAACCAAAGCCGCCATCACCGTCAACTGGCTTTTCAAGCCCACCGCCGCTGACGACAAAAAGCTCATCGTCTGCACCGGCGAGAGGATGGAACCCCTCGTCACCCGGCTCTACAAGTCCGTCGGTCTTAGAACCACAGACTACGACCCTGTGCATGCCAGGGGGCTAAGTAACGAGTTTTACTGCTATGCTAATTTTGAGAGTTTGgggtggaagtggagggaggaaaagtAA